The Streptomyces albofaciens JCM 4342 genome has a segment encoding these proteins:
- a CDS encoding SAM-dependent methyltransferase: protein MDQGYPADRIDTGTAHSARVYDYILGGKDHYAVDREAGDAMCREWPALPVHMRANRKFMHRAARYLAQEEGIGQFLDIGTGLPTSPNLHEVVQGIRPDARAVYVDNDPIVLTHARTLLTGSAEGRTAYVDADMRDPEAIIGSAQFQELLDLRKPVGLMIIGILHFILPPNDHSLVRRLLEPLPAGSFVAMTIGTADFAPHEVNRVADEYARRGMPMKLRTRAEAEAFFAGMDLVAPGLTQVHHWRPDADQEEVDDRDIAMYGAVARKTA, encoded by the coding sequence TTGGACCAGGGATACCCGGCGGACCGTATCGACACCGGTACGGCGCACTCGGCGCGTGTGTACGACTACATCCTCGGCGGCAAGGACCACTACGCCGTGGACCGCGAGGCCGGTGACGCGATGTGCCGGGAGTGGCCCGCGCTGCCCGTACACATGCGGGCCAACCGCAAGTTCATGCACCGCGCGGCCCGTTACCTCGCCCAGGAGGAGGGCATCGGGCAGTTCCTGGACATCGGCACCGGGCTGCCCACCTCGCCCAACCTGCACGAGGTGGTCCAGGGGATACGGCCCGACGCGCGGGCGGTGTACGTCGACAACGACCCGATCGTGCTGACCCACGCGCGGACGCTGCTGACCGGCTCCGCGGAGGGCCGGACGGCGTACGTCGACGCGGACATGCGCGACCCCGAGGCCATCATCGGCTCCGCGCAGTTCCAGGAGCTGCTGGACCTGCGGAAGCCGGTCGGCCTGATGATCATCGGCATCCTCCACTTCATCCTCCCGCCCAACGACCACAGCCTGGTGCGGCGCCTCCTGGAGCCGCTGCCCGCGGGCAGTTTCGTGGCCATGACGATCGGCACCGCCGACTTCGCGCCGCACGAGGTCAACCGGGTCGCCGACGAGTACGCGCGCCGGGGCATGCCCATGAAGCTGCGGACGCGGGCCGAGGCCGAGGCGTTCTTCGCGGGGATGGACCTGGTCGCCCCCGGGCTGACGCAGGTCCACCACTGGCGCCCGGACGCCGACCAGGAGGAGGTCGACGACCGGGACATCGCCATGTACGGGGCGGTCGCCCGTAAGACCGCCTGA
- a CDS encoding RICIN domain-containing protein — translation MDHRRSLRRTEANTAATGAGPALPAHLASAAAHPSGRAGSVGSRADKRDVFFVHGFRGHNSIFGGLKDELRKAGYSDSKFHDFGWSAKERLTPVAKRFRDFVREKARGEVDVVSHSTGAAITRYALKGYRHMLTDHEYNLLDPLGDQIRVWVGLAGLNYGTRNYGASVGGVWYPCLNDMTPSDQYMKNLNSGTHAPGPTRYLTYRSTSDEQLEDWTMKLDGAENRVIHGASHDGVPNNSDVKAGVVKFIQETSNRYDPALPAIGGTYLLMNMATGMALDAGTAQDFVVQWPKTTSRQQKWTLEQGYADGIYTLRNNYYRGPRYLRCAPGQGATSGDSAFGYHFWQIKKTDGKGFLLYQDNLGRYLHIPHGDKTKGKHAELDNDVQYSWYAWEFVGVPYGG, via the coding sequence ATGGACCACCGACGTTCCCTCCGGCGCACTGAAGCGAACACAGCAGCGACTGGAGCCGGACCTGCCCTCCCCGCCCATCTGGCCAGTGCCGCGGCTCACCCCTCAGGCCGGGCCGGATCCGTCGGTTCCCGCGCCGACAAGCGAGACGTCTTCTTCGTCCACGGCTTCCGAGGCCACAACAGCATCTTCGGCGGACTGAAGGACGAACTCAGAAAGGCGGGCTACTCCGACTCCAAGTTCCACGACTTCGGCTGGAGCGCGAAGGAGCGGCTCACCCCGGTAGCCAAGCGATTCCGTGATTTCGTGCGCGAGAAAGCGCGGGGCGAGGTGGACGTTGTCTCCCATTCGACCGGTGCCGCGATCACCCGATACGCCCTCAAAGGCTACCGGCACATGCTGACCGACCACGAGTACAACCTTCTCGACCCTTTGGGGGACCAGATCCGCGTCTGGGTCGGTCTCGCAGGTCTCAACTATGGCACGAGAAACTACGGTGCGAGTGTCGGCGGTGTCTGGTATCCCTGCCTGAATGACATGACGCCTTCCGACCAGTACATGAAGAATCTGAACTCCGGCACCCACGCTCCCGGCCCCACGCGCTACCTCACCTACCGATCGACCTCGGACGAACAGCTTGAGGACTGGACGATGAAGCTCGACGGGGCCGAGAATCGGGTCATCCACGGTGCGTCACACGACGGGGTCCCCAACAATTCGGACGTCAAGGCGGGCGTGGTCAAGTTCATCCAGGAAACGTCCAACAGGTACGATCCGGCGCTCCCTGCCATCGGCGGGACCTATCTCCTCATGAACATGGCGACAGGCATGGCCTTGGATGCCGGTACCGCGCAGGATTTCGTGGTCCAGTGGCCCAAGACGACCAGCAGGCAGCAGAAGTGGACGCTTGAGCAGGGTTATGCCGATGGGATCTATACCCTGCGCAACAACTATTACCGCGGGCCTCGCTACCTCAGATGCGCGCCGGGGCAAGGAGCCACCTCGGGAGATTCCGCCTTCGGCTACCACTTCTGGCAGATCAAGAAGACCGACGGAAAGGGGTTCCTGCTCTACCAGGACAATCTCGGACGGTATCTGCACATTCCGCACGGTGACAAGACCAAGGGCAAGCATGCTGAGCTCGATAACGACGTCCAGTACAGCTGGTACGCGTGGGAATTCGTCGGGGTGCCGTACGGTGGTTGA
- a CDS encoding GNAT family N-acetyltransferase, translated as MDQDAMLAVFDDRMRKNAPPDAPGAYVERVGDVVRQTGPDTAWNGVLWSALDRSRVDGAIAEQTGHYTALGREFEWKLYGHDQPHDLADRLEAAGFVPGEPETLMVAPIAGLPAGGALPAGIELRPVTDAAGVELMARVQAAAFGTDGTRHRQRLLAQLTEQPDTVVAVVAMAGDVPVSAARMELVPGTGFAGLWGGGTVAAWRGRGIYRALIDFRARIAAERGYHYLQVDASSQSRPILERLGFTALTTTTPYTYRPRLAIDT; from the coding sequence ATGGACCAAGACGCGATGCTCGCGGTGTTCGACGACCGGATGAGGAAGAACGCACCACCGGATGCCCCCGGCGCGTACGTCGAACGGGTAGGGGACGTGGTGCGCCAGACCGGCCCGGACACCGCCTGGAACGGAGTGCTGTGGTCCGCGCTGGACCGGTCCCGCGTGGACGGGGCCATCGCGGAGCAGACAGGCCACTACACTGCGCTCGGACGGGAGTTCGAGTGGAAGCTGTACGGTCACGACCAGCCGCACGACCTCGCCGATCGGCTGGAGGCCGCCGGTTTCGTCCCCGGGGAACCGGAGACCCTCATGGTCGCCCCGATCGCCGGCCTTCCCGCCGGTGGCGCGCTCCCCGCGGGCATCGAGCTGCGCCCGGTGACGGACGCCGCCGGCGTGGAGCTGATGGCGCGGGTCCAGGCAGCGGCGTTCGGTACGGACGGCACCAGGCACCGGCAGCGGCTCCTGGCGCAGCTCACCGAGCAGCCGGACACGGTCGTAGCCGTGGTCGCCATGGCCGGCGACGTGCCGGTGAGCGCGGCCCGCATGGAACTGGTCCCGGGCACCGGCTTCGCCGGGCTCTGGGGCGGCGGGACGGTGGCCGCCTGGCGCGGCCGCGGCATCTATCGCGCCCTGATCGACTTCCGCGCCCGCATCGCCGCCGAGCGCGGCTACCACTACCTCCAGGTCGACGCGTCCAGCCAGAGCCGCCCCATCCTGGAGCGCCTGGGCTTCACCGCTCTCACCACCACGACTCCGTACACGTACCGGCCCCGCCTCGCGATCGATACCTGA
- a CDS encoding GNAT family N-acetyltransferase, translated as MHHDSLELRQLTSPRMVDARLRQALIGCWVDVTNAGGAAGFPFPPIDARQAAPALDAILTRLAPDTCRLLVALIGGEVAGWLNLRRDPFALIAHWGTLHHVQTHPRVRGRGIGAALMEQARQIARDEMGLEHLHLAARGGVGLERFYGRLGWKETGRWPDALRLAPGDDRDEVLMILAPL; from the coding sequence ATGCACCACGACTCCCTCGAACTGCGCCAGCTCACATCGCCCCGGATGGTCGACGCCCGGCTCCGTCAGGCCCTGATCGGCTGCTGGGTCGATGTCACCAACGCCGGTGGGGCGGCCGGCTTCCCGTTCCCGCCCATCGACGCCCGGCAGGCAGCGCCCGCCCTCGATGCCATTCTCACCCGCCTCGCCCCTGACACTTGCCGCCTGCTCGTGGCCCTGATCGGAGGAGAGGTGGCGGGCTGGCTGAACCTGCGCCGGGACCCCTTCGCCCTGATCGCGCACTGGGGGACTCTGCACCACGTCCAGACTCACCCCCGCGTCCGCGGGCGGGGTATCGGTGCCGCGCTGATGGAACAGGCTCGGCAAATAGCCCGGGACGAGATGGGATTGGAGCATCTGCACCTGGCCGCACGCGGCGGAGTGGGGCTGGAACGCTTCTACGGCCGGCTCGGCTGGAAGGAGACAGGCCGCTGGCCCGACGCCCTGCGCTTGGCCCCCGGAGACGACCGTGACGAGGTTCTCATGATCCTTGCGCCCCTCTGA
- a CDS encoding SpoIIE family protein phosphatase: MDHSSQPEEASSRSFPPRPESVASARRFVRAALAGADPHAVGTAELLASELVTNAVLHARTEIAVSARAVDGEVRVRIGDRQPCRALVPQRSLPYAGPGQGLALVEELASAYGVENGDEGKTVWFALRRDERPPPPHGWRTTTARTCGPTRTVTLVDLPGALYLAAQRHQHALLRELTLAAFAGTDTGVRPEDLAVAHDMNNVLSAGMTAALEEQSSVAHTHSLDLSLPADAARALPTLRQVLDAAERLARNERLLAWPSLPHNRVFRQWLFDQIAGQFAGGPPTAWTVIPREPSASPSELVPWDASHAWASRVPTIAADDENRIIVANGPAADLLGWQTGELVGERLTVLIPEHLRKRHMAAFTRLLRTGQPHILGRSVPLPALHRDGRLVPVRLFVQSQGTADGRTVFVAQLAPRTAPPVPAPLSPGEDRAASPEQPHGPDLLEEPERVATSAGGDAGDGPALERRLLADIGESLSSTPNLDEGLQRVCKILTRRLADWCMVDLLNDFDQLERFCVAHHGPTPLPAEAYAGRLPPVTGAARGPLARVLRGAGPLLLTEPPAPSEVRSPLDAHYAELFERVGANSAVVAPLRTRGAVFGALTLVQAGRNRPFTEDSLPLIGDLVRSLALGVEHARLYQETRHIAERLQRSLLPVLPEIGHLQMAARYAPSSTTAQIGGDWYDSFVVPGGQTAAVIGDVAGHDLEAAVAMSQLRSMLRGIAIDRQEPPAEVMRRLDMANHTLSQEATATCIYALVTGPPDGPWELKHSSAGHLPPLLTTREGDTRYLDGGSGLLLGMDPDLPRPSATDALPAHSTVLLYTDGLIERRDESLDHAMDRLRRHTAALAGEPLDVFCDELLIGLSADSADDIALLAIRPVPQV; this comes from the coding sequence ATGGATCACAGCAGTCAGCCGGAGGAGGCGTCCTCGCGGAGTTTCCCGCCGCGGCCGGAGAGCGTGGCATCGGCCCGGCGCTTTGTGCGCGCCGCCCTGGCCGGGGCTGATCCGCACGCGGTGGGGACCGCCGAGCTGCTGGCCAGCGAGCTGGTGACCAACGCGGTGCTGCACGCGCGCACGGAGATCGCGGTGTCGGCCCGGGCCGTGGACGGGGAGGTCCGGGTACGGATCGGCGACCGGCAGCCGTGCCGCGCGCTGGTGCCGCAGCGGTCTCTCCCGTACGCCGGCCCCGGGCAGGGGCTGGCGCTGGTCGAGGAGCTGGCGTCCGCCTACGGGGTCGAGAACGGCGACGAGGGCAAGACGGTGTGGTTCGCCCTGCGGCGCGACGAGCGACCGCCCCCGCCGCACGGCTGGCGGACCACCACCGCACGTACCTGCGGCCCGACTCGTACGGTGACCCTCGTCGACCTGCCGGGCGCGCTCTACCTGGCGGCCCAGCGGCATCAGCACGCACTGCTGCGAGAACTGACCCTCGCCGCCTTCGCCGGAACGGACACCGGCGTGCGCCCGGAAGACCTCGCCGTCGCGCATGACATGAACAACGTACTCAGCGCCGGCATGACCGCCGCGCTGGAGGAACAGTCGTCGGTCGCCCACACCCACTCCCTGGACCTGTCCCTTCCGGCGGACGCCGCGCGAGCCCTGCCGACGCTCCGTCAGGTGCTGGACGCCGCCGAGCGGCTGGCCCGGAACGAACGCCTGCTGGCCTGGCCGTCGCTGCCGCACAACCGGGTCTTCCGCCAGTGGCTGTTCGACCAGATCGCCGGCCAGTTCGCCGGCGGGCCGCCCACCGCGTGGACCGTGATCCCCCGCGAGCCGAGCGCCAGCCCCTCGGAGCTGGTGCCCTGGGACGCCAGCCACGCCTGGGCCAGCAGGGTCCCCACCATCGCCGCCGACGACGAGAACCGGATCATCGTGGCGAACGGGCCGGCCGCGGACCTGCTCGGCTGGCAGACGGGCGAGCTGGTGGGTGAGCGGCTGACCGTGCTCATCCCGGAGCATCTGAGGAAGCGCCACATGGCGGCGTTCACCCGACTCCTGCGCACCGGGCAGCCGCACATCCTGGGCCGCTCGGTACCGCTTCCGGCGCTGCACCGGGACGGCCGGCTGGTTCCCGTACGGCTGTTCGTCCAGAGCCAGGGCACCGCGGACGGTCGTACGGTCTTCGTCGCGCAGCTCGCCCCCAGAACGGCTCCTCCCGTACCCGCGCCGCTGTCCCCAGGGGAGGACCGGGCCGCGTCGCCGGAACAGCCGCACGGGCCGGACCTGTTGGAGGAGCCGGAGCGCGTCGCTACGAGCGCGGGCGGCGACGCGGGCGACGGGCCGGCACTGGAGCGCAGGCTGCTGGCCGACATCGGGGAGTCGCTGAGCAGCACACCGAACCTGGACGAGGGACTGCAACGGGTCTGCAAGATCCTCACACGGCGGCTGGCCGACTGGTGCATGGTGGACCTGCTCAACGACTTCGACCAGTTGGAGAGGTTCTGCGTCGCGCACCACGGCCCCACGCCCCTTCCGGCCGAGGCGTACGCGGGCAGGCTCCCGCCGGTGACGGGGGCCGCGCGGGGGCCGCTGGCCCGGGTGCTGCGCGGCGCCGGGCCATTGCTGCTCACCGAGCCGCCGGCGCCGAGCGAGGTCAGAAGCCCGCTCGACGCGCACTACGCGGAGCTGTTCGAGCGGGTGGGCGCGAACAGCGCCGTCGTCGCACCGCTGCGGACCCGCGGAGCCGTCTTCGGCGCCCTGACCCTCGTCCAAGCCGGCCGGAACCGGCCGTTCACCGAGGATTCGCTGCCCCTGATCGGCGATCTGGTCCGCAGCCTCGCCCTCGGTGTGGAGCACGCGCGCCTCTACCAGGAGACCCGGCACATCGCCGAACGCCTTCAGCGCTCCCTGCTGCCCGTACTACCCGAGATCGGGCATCTGCAGATGGCCGCCCGTTACGCGCCGTCCTCCACGACCGCGCAGATCGGCGGCGACTGGTACGACAGCTTCGTGGTCCCCGGCGGGCAGACGGCCGCGGTCATCGGTGACGTCGCCGGGCACGACCTGGAGGCGGCCGTCGCGATGAGCCAGCTGCGCAGCATGTTGCGCGGCATCGCCATCGACCGTCAGGAGCCGCCCGCAGAGGTGATGCGACGCCTGGACATGGCCAACCACACCCTGTCCCAGGAGGCCACCGCCACCTGCATCTACGCCCTCGTCACGGGTCCCCCCGACGGTCCCTGGGAGCTGAAGCACTCCTCCGCCGGGCACCTGCCGCCGCTGCTGACCACGCGCGAAGGCGACACGCGCTACCTCGACGGCGGTTCGGGCCTGCTGCTCGGCATGGACCCGGACCTGCCCCGTCCCAGCGCCACCGACGCCCTCCCGGCCCACTCGACCGTCCTGCTGTATACGGACGGTCTCATCGAGCGCCGCGACGAATCCCTCGACCACGCCATGGACCGGCTCCGCCGGCATACCGCGGCCCTGGCCGGCGAACCCCTCGACGTCTTCTGCGACGAACTCCTCATCGGGCTGAGCGCCGACAGCGCCGACGACATCGCCCTGCTGGCAATCCGGCCGGTGCCGCAGGTCTGA
- a CDS encoding TetR/AcrR family transcriptional regulator: MPTGVAIRDAREQLFDAAERVLLRDGPSALSSRAVTTEAGCAKGVLHRHFDDFDAFLAELVRDRIARMDGRAAALRDAAGTGTVVDRLAEALTDLFGPVAVAIVGLVTSRDELRARLRRTTPAGIPLLTEAAAALACYLAAERERGRIAPDADIDSLAPTLIGSGHLLFADRMGERPGAEAVRKVVAAVMGGVVRD; this comes from the coding sequence GTGCCGACAGGGGTGGCCATCCGCGACGCACGCGAGCAGCTCTTCGACGCCGCCGAACGCGTCCTGCTCCGCGACGGGCCGAGCGCGCTCAGCAGCCGCGCGGTCACCACGGAGGCGGGCTGCGCCAAAGGCGTGCTGCACCGGCACTTCGACGACTTCGACGCCTTCCTCGCCGAACTCGTACGGGACCGCATCGCCCGGATGGACGGCCGCGCCGCCGCGCTGCGCGACGCCGCCGGGACCGGTACCGTCGTCGACCGTCTGGCCGAGGCGCTGACGGACCTGTTCGGGCCGGTCGCGGTGGCGATCGTCGGCCTCGTCACCTCCCGGGACGAACTGCGCGCACGGCTGCGCCGCACCACGCCGGCCGGCATCCCGCTGCTCACCGAAGCCGCCGCCGCCCTGGCCTGCTATCTCGCCGCCGAACGCGAACGGGGCCGCATCGCGCCGGACGCCGACATCGACAGCCTCGCCCCCACACTCATCGGCAGCGGCCATCTGCTCTTCGCCGACCGGATGGGGGAACGGCCGGGGGCCGAGGCGGTGCGCAAGGTGGTGGCCGCGGTGATGGGCGGGGTCGTGCGGGATTAG
- a CDS encoding class I SAM-dependent methyltransferase, with protein sequence MPTIPSEGSLPPAREPARQPAPEPRHPAPAPHRHREVAESFGADAERYDRARPRYPRALIDRILAAVHDTAVHDTAAPDTVARGTDVLDVGCGTGIVARQFAAAGCQVLGLDVDARMAALARRHGLEAEITAFEAWEPAGRTFDAVVSGQTWHWVDPVAGPAKAAQALRPGGLLAVFWNAGSPPPQLAASFAEVYRRLMPDSLAARQWSVPAADAYGALCDQVADGIRKAGAYGAPEHWRFDWEHTYTRDAWLDQVPTTGGHIRLSPAELEKVLSGIGAAVDAVGGGFTMRYSTLAVAATRNGIG encoded by the coding sequence ATGCCCACTATACCGTCGGAGGGCTCGCTCCCTCCTGCCCGGGAACCGGCGCGCCAGCCCGCTCCGGAGCCGCGCCACCCCGCTCCGGCGCCGCACCGGCACCGAGAAGTGGCCGAGTCGTTCGGCGCGGACGCCGAACGCTACGACCGGGCCCGTCCCCGCTACCCCCGGGCCCTGATCGACCGGATTCTCGCCGCCGTGCACGACACCGCCGTCCACGACACCGCCGCGCCCGACACCGTCGCGCGCGGCACCGATGTACTCGACGTCGGCTGCGGTACGGGCATCGTGGCCCGGCAGTTCGCGGCGGCCGGATGTCAGGTGCTGGGCCTCGACGTGGACGCGCGGATGGCCGCACTGGCGCGGCGGCACGGGCTCGAAGCCGAGATCACGGCGTTCGAGGCCTGGGAACCGGCCGGCCGGACATTCGACGCCGTCGTCTCCGGGCAGACCTGGCACTGGGTGGACCCGGTGGCCGGGCCCGCCAAGGCGGCGCAGGCGCTGCGGCCCGGCGGTCTGCTGGCCGTGTTCTGGAACGCGGGCAGCCCTCCGCCCCAACTGGCGGCGTCCTTCGCCGAGGTCTACCGCCGGCTGATGCCCGACTCGCTCGCCGCCCGCCAGTGGTCGGTCCCGGCCGCGGACGCGTACGGCGCACTGTGCGACCAGGTGGCCGACGGCATACGGAAGGCGGGCGCGTACGGCGCTCCGGAGCACTGGCGCTTCGACTGGGAGCACACGTACACCCGGGACGCGTGGCTGGACCAGGTCCCCACCACCGGCGGCCACATCCGGCTCTCCCCCGCCGAGCTGGAGAAGGTGCTGTCGGGCATCGGGGCGGCCGTCGACGCGGTGGGTGGCGGCTTCACGATGCGGTACAGCACGCTGGCGGTCGCCGCGACGCGGAACGGCATCGGCTGA
- a CDS encoding GlxA family transcriptional regulator, which produces MHTVAVLVLDQVVAADMACPIDAFGRARLADGRNPYRVRVCAPEPQVDSEAFTIVAPHGLEALRDADTVVVPGCSEAAAPPGPEVLDALRAAAAAGTRIASICTGAFILAEAGLLDGLRATTHWVAADLLAERFPRVDVQPDVLYVDNGQILTSAGAAAGMDLCLHIIRRDFGSAVAADSARLAVMPLEREGGQAQFIVHAQPPVPRGSLLEPVLKWIEDHLAEEVTLAELAALSGLSERTFSRRFREQTGTTPLQWLLRARVRQAQFLLETTDHGVERIATQAGFGSPTAFRERFKRVVGVTPQSYRSAFRANGS; this is translated from the coding sequence ATGCATACGGTGGCGGTCCTGGTGCTGGACCAGGTGGTGGCGGCCGACATGGCCTGCCCGATCGACGCGTTCGGGCGCGCCCGGCTGGCGGACGGGCGCAACCCGTACCGGGTCCGGGTCTGCGCACCGGAGCCCCAGGTGGACTCCGAGGCCTTCACGATCGTCGCGCCGCACGGCCTGGAGGCGCTGCGGGACGCGGACACGGTCGTCGTGCCCGGCTGCTCGGAGGCCGCCGCGCCGCCCGGCCCGGAGGTGCTCGACGCGCTGCGCGCTGCCGCCGCCGCGGGCACCCGCATCGCCTCCATCTGCACGGGCGCGTTCATCCTCGCCGAGGCCGGACTGCTGGACGGGCTGCGCGCGACCACGCACTGGGTGGCGGCCGACCTGCTGGCCGAACGGTTCCCGCGCGTCGACGTACAGCCGGACGTGCTCTACGTCGACAACGGCCAGATCCTGACCTCCGCCGGGGCCGCCGCCGGGATGGACCTGTGCCTGCACATCATCCGGCGGGACTTCGGCTCGGCGGTCGCGGCGGACTCGGCGCGGCTGGCGGTGATGCCGCTGGAACGGGAGGGCGGGCAGGCGCAGTTCATCGTGCACGCGCAGCCGCCGGTGCCGCGGGGCTCGCTGCTGGAGCCGGTGCTGAAGTGGATCGAGGACCACCTCGCCGAGGAGGTGACCCTCGCCGAGCTGGCCGCGCTGAGCGGGCTCAGCGAGCGGACGTTCAGCCGCCGCTTCCGGGAGCAGACGGGCACCACACCGTTGCAGTGGCTGCTGCGTGCCCGGGTACGCCAGGCGCAGTTCCTGCTGGAGACCACCGACCACGGCGTCGAACGCATAGCCACCCAGGCCGGTTTCGGCTCGCCCACCGCGTTCCGCGAACGGTTCAAGCGCGTCGTCGGGGTGACGCCGCAGTCGTATCGCTCGGCGTTCCGGGCCAACGGGTCCTGA
- a CDS encoding DUF2269 family protein, translated as MTKFLLAVHVLAAIIAVGPVTVAASMFPAAVRRAQAAGPDAAGRSGVRLLHRVCRVYAALGMAVPVFGFATASSLGVLGDAWLIASIVLTAAAAGVLALLVLPGQERMLGRLEGSGPPVDRGATARLAMLTGTFNLLWAVVTVLMIIRPGSTTGV; from the coding sequence GTGACCAAGTTCCTCCTCGCCGTCCACGTCCTGGCCGCGATCATCGCGGTCGGGCCGGTGACCGTGGCGGCCAGCATGTTCCCCGCGGCCGTCCGCCGTGCGCAGGCGGCCGGGCCGGACGCCGCCGGCCGGTCCGGCGTACGGCTGCTGCACCGCGTCTGCCGCGTCTACGCCGCCCTCGGCATGGCCGTGCCGGTGTTCGGCTTCGCCACCGCCAGCAGCCTCGGGGTCCTCGGGGACGCCTGGCTGATCGCCTCGATCGTGCTGACCGCGGCCGCGGCCGGGGTGCTGGCCCTGCTGGTGCTGCCGGGCCAGGAGCGGATGCTCGGCCGGCTGGAGGGCTCCGGGCCTCCCGTGGACCGCGGCGCCACCGCGCGGCTGGCCATGCTCACCGGCACGTTCAACCTGCTGTGGGCCGTGGTGACGGTCCTGATGATCATCCGTCCCGGCTCCACCACGGGGGTGTGA
- a CDS encoding DUF3817 domain-containing protein → MTVRRDRPALRIAAAVELASLIVLLGNLATAHLPAISSLAGPLHGCAYLFTVVATARDPRRTATAVGLALLPGVGGMLAVRRLTRGAERGDAVPVRE, encoded by the coding sequence GTGACCGTGCGCCGCGACCGCCCGGCCCTGCGCATCGCCGCCGCCGTCGAACTCGCCTCGCTCATCGTCCTGCTGGGCAACCTCGCCACCGCGCACCTGCCCGCCATCTCCTCCCTGGCCGGCCCGCTGCACGGCTGCGCCTACCTCTTCACCGTGGTCGCCACCGCCCGTGATCCCCGGCGTACCGCGACGGCCGTCGGCCTGGCCCTGCTGCCGGGCGTCGGCGGCATGCTCGCCGTACGGCGCCTGACGCGGGGCGCGGAGCGGGGTGACGCGGTTCCCGTACGGGAATGA
- a CDS encoding phosphoribosyltransferase, which produces MRFTDRRHAGRSLAQWLRSPDDDTADADEAAAWPYGAADPLVLALPRGGVPVAAEVAREFRAPLDVLVARKIGVPGSPETGIGAIVAEEPPVFDRRALQFLGLSEDELAPSVARERAELHRREDLYRRGRPEPAITGRTVLLVDDGLATGLTALAALRHLRRRQPAHLALAAPVGSRNAATELSEEADRVLVLHQPDHFRAVGEWYDDFGQVSDDEVIALLGTSPSMA; this is translated from the coding sequence ATGCGCTTCACCGACCGCCGGCACGCAGGCCGGTCCCTCGCCCAGTGGCTGCGCTCGCCGGACGACGACACGGCCGACGCCGACGAGGCCGCCGCGTGGCCGTACGGGGCGGCCGACCCGCTCGTCCTCGCACTGCCGCGCGGCGGCGTCCCGGTGGCCGCGGAGGTCGCCCGGGAGTTCCGGGCACCCCTCGACGTGCTGGTGGCGCGCAAGATCGGCGTACCCGGCTCGCCCGAGACCGGCATCGGCGCCATCGTCGCCGAGGAACCGCCCGTCTTCGACCGGCGGGCCCTGCAGTTCCTGGGCTTGTCCGAGGACGAACTCGCCCCCTCCGTGGCCCGCGAACGCGCCGAACTCCACCGCCGCGAGGACCTCTACCGCCGCGGCCGCCCGGAGCCCGCCATCACCGGCCGGACCGTGCTCCTCGTCGACGACGGCCTCGCCACCGGCCTCACCGCCCTCGCCGCACTGCGCCATCTGCGCCGCCGGCAGCCCGCCCACCTGGCCCTGGCCGCACCCGTCGGCTCCCGCAACGCCGCCACCGAACTGTCCGAGGAGGCCGACCGGGTGCTCGTCCTGCACCAGCCGGACCACTTCCGGGCGGTCGGCGAGTGGTACGACGACTTCGGGCAGGTGAGCGATGACGAGGTGATCGCGCTGCTGGGGACGTCGCCTTCCATGGCGTGA